A region from the Candidatus Limnocylindria bacterium genome encodes:
- the pyrH gene encoding UMP kinase encodes MTQGHAAKYSRVLLKLSGEALLGERKFGISPQYVKYLAEEIRKVQALPAEVAIVIGGGNFMRGAAVAEHGIDRATADYMGMLAMVINALALQSALEQMDVATRVQSAITIQDVAEPYIRRKAIRHLEKGRVVIFAAGTGNPYFTSDTAATLRAAEIGADVILMGKNHVDGVYDADPRTTKDAKKIDELTHRDLLDKRLGVMDATAAALAEDRDIPIIIFDISQKDAMVRAAKGEQVGTLVHS; translated from the coding sequence ATGACGCAGGGCCACGCGGCCAAATACAGCCGGGTGCTGCTCAAGCTTTCCGGCGAAGCCCTTCTTGGCGAGCGCAAGTTCGGCATCTCGCCGCAGTACGTCAAGTACCTCGCGGAGGAGATCCGCAAGGTCCAGGCGCTTCCCGCCGAGGTGGCGATCGTCATCGGCGGCGGCAACTTCATGCGGGGCGCGGCGGTCGCCGAGCACGGCATCGACCGCGCGACCGCGGACTACATGGGCATGCTCGCGATGGTGATCAACGCACTTGCCCTTCAGTCGGCCCTCGAGCAGATGGATGTCGCGACGCGCGTGCAGTCCGCGATCACGATCCAGGATGTCGCCGAGCCGTACATCCGCCGCAAGGCGATCCGGCATCTCGAGAAGGGGAGGGTCGTGATCTTCGCCGCGGGGACGGGCAATCCGTACTTCACGAGCGACACGGCAGCCACGCTTCGCGCGGCGGAGATCGGGGCCGACGTGATCCTGATGGGCAAGAACCACGTGGACGGTGTCTATGACGCCGATCCGCGGACGACGAAAGACGCGAAGAAGATCGACGAGCTCACGCACCGCGACCTGCTCGACAAACGCCTCGGCGTGATGGACGCGACGGCCGCGGCCCTCGCCGAGGACCGTGACATCCCGATCATCATCTTCGACATCTCGCAGAAGGACGCGATGGTGCGGGCGGCCAAGGGCGAGCAGGTCGGCACCCTCGTCCACAGCTGA
- the frr gene encoding ribosome recycling factor — translation MPLEELLVQTEARFKKAIDALKHDVASVRTGRAAPSLVEQLEVEAYGVPTPLIQLAQINAPEPRQILIQPYDRSLIKAIEKAIQSSDLGLAPNTDGAVIRLNIPALNEERRRDMVKVLHRKVEDGRVEIRTLRRHTHEEMRAKEKSSGVTADEVKRLEAQLQKLTDRYILMADEIGTAKEKEILAV, via the coding sequence ATGCCGCTCGAAGAGCTCCTCGTGCAGACGGAGGCGCGTTTCAAGAAGGCGATCGACGCGCTCAAGCACGACGTCGCGAGCGTTCGTACCGGCCGCGCGGCGCCGTCGCTCGTCGAGCAGCTCGAGGTCGAGGCGTATGGCGTCCCGACGCCGCTCATCCAGCTGGCGCAGATCAACGCGCCTGAGCCGCGGCAGATCCTGATCCAGCCGTATGACCGCAGCCTCATCAAGGCGATCGAGAAGGCGATCCAATCGTCCGACCTCGGCCTTGCGCCGAACACCGACGGCGCCGTCATCCGCCTCAACATCCCGGCGCTCAACGAAGAGCGGCGCCGCGACATGGTGAAGGTGCTGCACAGGAAGGTCGAGGACGGCAGGGTCGAGATCCGCACCCTGCGCCGGCACACACACGAGGAGATGCGCGCGAAAGAGAAGAGCTCCGGCGTGACCGCCGACGAGGTAAAGCGCCTCGAGGCGCAGCTGCAGAAGCTCACCGACCGCTACATCCTCATGGCCGACGAGATCGGCACCGCCAAAGAGAAAGAGATCCTCGCCGTTTGA